GCtgcttgatttttagtggcgttttttgtccaaacgccgctaaaggcgccgctaaaagcctgttttggtgtagtgctaACCTATTTTCTCTAAGAATACTAAATTGAACTTAAGGAGGttcctaaaaaattttaaatataatttaagttgAGTTAAAATAAACACTCAAAACGTTTTTCTAAAAGCGGCATGGAAACTAGTGTAACTAATAGATATGATAAAACGGtgatttaacaataattaacctttaataatttaattaacattttgtaACCAAAGCTatatttctttcccttttcttagaaaacacccaaaacataCAACGGTGAAGCTTCCATCAATCCACCTTATTTATTTCTTAGTACAATTGCAATCCATCGTTAcaacatatattaatatcactaaattttcaaattgaatatCTACCAAATCCACCTATCATTATAGTAgtatattttaaggtttagaaagtttaatttagttggtattgatattattatcaatataaagaacgtattttatcattttatttaaaagttaggagatattataaaaaagaaaaaaaagaacctATGAAACTGTCATATTTTCCCGTATTTTATTTATAGTATCACATGGCAAATGCGTTGACTGATCAAGCCTAGCAAGTTCGCTAGGGCCAACACATGTGGGTCTAAAGGCGGAGACCTTTCTCCCAAATCAAGGTTTTCCATTTGCACGGAGTCTAACTTCTTCCAGAATAGATACCAACCAGAGCAAGCTAGAAGTATTGATTGAAAAggattatttttaacttattcattttgaaatttcacaatttgatgCTTAAGAAAAATGATATAGCACTATAGGATAATGTAGCATAATATCAAATCACCGTTCACACGTCAAAATGAAAAAAGGTTGACTAAAGTTTATTTTATGCttattaaaataaggaaaaagaagGTTCCTTACAACGCATCTCACTTTTTTCTACCCAACCTAACATATAAAGTAGACTTAAGAGCGGTTACAAATAGCAAAGATATTGCCAAGGTGTGTATGCGGCTGAGTCAACCCGGCGCAGCACAAGCTACGTTTAGCCATGGATACCAATCAGATAGCCTACACGGCAAATGAGAGAGCCCCAGCAGTGCCCCAATGGCTAAACAAAGGAGACAATGCATGGCAAATGACAGCTTCCACTCTGGTGGGGATTCAGAGCATGCCTGGACTTGTAATCCTCTATGCTAGCATCGTCAAGAAGAAATGGGCCGTCAACTCCGCCTTCATGGCTCTTTACGCCTTCGCTGCTGTCCTCATTTGCTGGGTCCTTGTATGCTACCGCATGGCCTTCGGTGATGAACTTCTCCCTTTCTGGGGCAAGGGTGCACCCGCTCTAGGCCAAAAGTACCTCGTTATCCGAGCCAGGGTCCCTGAGAGTAGGCACAGGGTCACCACCGACCGCTATGAGACCACGGAGCCCTTTTTTCCCATGGCTTCGCTTGTATATTTCCAATTCACTTTCGCTGCTATTACCCTTATCTTGCTAGCTGGTTCAGTCCTCGGCCGCATGAATATTAAGGCCTGGATGGCTTTTGTGCCTCTATGGCTTATATTTTCATACACTGTTGGAGCTTTTAGTCTCTGGGGTGGAGGCTTTCTTTATCACTGGGGTGTCATCGATTACTCCGGTGGATATGTTATTCACCTCTCTTCTGGGATCGCCGGTCTCACAGCCGCATACTGGGTAACATAAATCAAACTATTCGTTCGTATCATCAAATTTCGTGTATAAAATTCTTACAATTTGGTAACATAAATCAAACAGGTTGGACCAAGGCTAAAGAGCGACAGAGAGAGGTTTCCCCCAAACAATGTTTTACTGATGCTTGCAGGTGCAGGGTTGCTGTGGATGGGATGGTCAGGGTTCAATGGAGGAGCCCCATATGCTGCAAATATTGACTCTTCGATAGCGGTACTCAACACAAACGTTTGTGCAGCAACCAGTCTCCTTGTGTGGACAtctctcgatgttgtgttctttgGGAAGCCTTCCGTTATCGGAGCTGTTCAGGGAATGATGACGGGACTTGTTTGCATCACTCCAGGAGCAGGTTCGATCGTAATTCTCTATAGTACCaggaatttgagaaaaaaaagtttaattatgtttccagtctctatactttttgaacttttgaatttttctctctctactttaatttcaagaatttagtcctttgtaCACATTCAAAGTGTTTATTAATTTGTTGCAGGCTTGGTGCAACCTTGGGCTGCAATAGTAATGGGAATGCTTTCGGGCAGTATACCATGGGTGTCTATGATGATCCTTCACAAAAAATGCAGTTGGCTACAACAGGTAGGTGACCTAATTAAGTTACAAACTCCctttctaaattttttgtttcatttgctTTTGGTTGTGTGTGTCTCCCATTCTAAGGCTTGACTTCTGTTGCCTTTGTTTGAATATTCTCATCACTTTTCCACATTTAATCAGATATTAATTTGAAACCACCCCTACTAGTTAGAAGGTCTAGAAATTTATGATTCGGTAGGTTCTTTATTTAAAGAGGAGCCATTGAATTTAAGACCCCCTCCCCCACCCCCACGGTTCACAGTTGCGGCCAAGGCCCCTCCAAAATGATTTGACGGCTCTTTTATCGTATGTACggcttaaaattaattttttaaataaatcaatttaatttgtaCAGCTAAAAAAATGGTTCCATGAATATTCCCTCTAAGTTGATGTTGTAAGAACATTAAACACTTGTTACTTGTCTTGCATTTTTCCCATTGCTTTAAAGTCGTCGTTTATGAAttagggaaaaagaaaaggccATCGTTTATCCGAAAGAAACTGATCAGGTTCGCCCCACTTTTGGAAATTTAACAGCAAAGTCGCTTTCACTGGCGAGTTTATGACTTTTTGAGCACTTTATAGTTATGTCTCTAAGCTACATTCTTTAATAGCCAAAGCTCATCAATGTTGACTATTATATACGGACCATATAATGAAAACCCActcttaattataaaaatcccGTTGGGTTTTCTGTGAAGTACTGTGATCTTGACCTTTATATGTCTACTTCTTAATTTCCTTATTTAAAGAACAAGTTGGTTTTATTGCACGTCAGAAACTAGAGGTTGCCAAATGCCGATATGATATTTTCCCATATGTAATGAAGTTTTGAAGGTTTAACTgtaatattatgttttttatcTAACCACAGGTAGATGATACTCTTGGTGTGTTTCACACACACGCGGTGGCAGGCCTGTTGGGCGGCCTCCTTACCGGGCTGTTGGCAGAGCCAGATCTCTGCAGACTCATACTCCCAAGAGAAACAAGGGGTGCAGTTTATGGTGGGAATGGAGGGGTTCAATTCGTGAAGCAGATAGTAGCAGCCTTGTTTGTTATTGCTTGGAATGTAGCGTCCACAACAATAATACTTTTAGTAATAAGGTTGTTTATACCATTAAGAATGCCTGATAACCAACTCGAAATCGGAGATGACGCCGTTCATGGAGAAGAAGCATATGCCCTTTGGGGTGATGGAGAAAAATATGACCCAACAAAGCACGGTTGGCATACGTCTTCGTACTCAGAGGTGACAGCACCCTCACGTTTCGTTGATGGTGCGAGAGGTGTGACCATTAGTTTGTAGCTGCATGCATGTGAACGTAAACAAATTTGCTGTAAATACGATTTTTCCTGGTGTGAGATTGCGTCCCCTAGCTTCAGCCTGGTTTCTTGAATTTTAAGAGCGTGGACCATTGTCTCTGTGGTCTGTCTGAGTTTTGCGCCAACAATGCTGatgtttttatagtttataaaatgaatatttatgtttctattattaattatttgtgtttattttctttttaagatttttttttgaatagttttattCTGTTAATTCGACCTCCATCCCAATTCTTACACCTTTTATGTTAAGAGATCCATACTTCCTAGAGATACATTGATATCTAAGTTGCCTAAGATTTAACTTGTACGTGCAAGCTGTAAGCAAAAGCAAGAGCCAAAGTCCAAAAACCTGGCAGAGCGACAATGCTTTCTACCATTAAGGTATTGCATTACATCTGAATCCATAAGAATCAAGTTGTCTTTCAAGCAGAAGATAATCCCCCTTGGCTTGAAAATTAAATGTAGCCCCAGAACCATTACAAATGAACCCTGgatgatttatatattatgttccACAAGAATGAGGCAAAGATTAACTAATCAAAATCTGAGATTGCATATGTAGAGTCACAATCAAGCTTCCGATTCCAGAGCAAATATTCACTAATCAAACCGTTCCCAATCCTGTGTCGTGTTTGTTGAAGATGACATAGGTGGAGGAGCAGTTAAGCTTCCCATCTACGAGTCGAATGTCTCCCAATTCGTTGTCACCGACACAGCTTTGTGTTTGTCGCTAAAAGGATTGGAATTTATTGTCTTTAATTTGTCGAGTGTCTCGTGGTACTTCTGGATGCGACGTACCTGATCAAAGGGAGTAATTAGTTGATAAAACAGCATACAACATCATCTACATTAATTCCTTGGCTAGATACAGAAATTGCAATTTTCAAAAGCTTGAAACATTATCCCACTCCACATTTCCTAATCTACAAACTGTATAAAATCCTTTCCTCTTTCAGCAGAAAGAGTACATTGAGAACACGATTTTAGCACAAACCATCCTTCAAGGAGGGGAATCTGTAATGGACTGCTAGTGCTTGTAAGTATCCTACTTACAAGAGGTGCAAACATCGAGACCACACACAGCATTCCCAAACAAGAAGGCCACAAGGAACCCGGGACAGGATATATTCCATTGACTATGCGATTCAAATGAATATTAAACAGCACTAGTCCTATACTTCTCATGTAGCATAGCTCTTGATTGGTATCAAAATGCAAAACTTAAGGACTAACTAGCGATGTCCCTAAAGGACAATAATATATCAATCTCAAAAACTCAGTTTAAATTCAAACCTTCCTAGCCATTGTTTAAGACATATTTATCACAATTGACGCACCATGCAAAAGTTATCCACAATCAGATTTTAGTAAACACCAAAGCCTACAATACAAACCTCAGCCTTCCGCTGTAACCTCGCTTCTCCTTCAGCCCCGATCCCATCCAATTTCAGCAACTCTCTCATAAGTAACTCCGCCGGTACAACAAATTCCTCGTCGGTAACCTTTGTCCCACTGTTCACAGCCACTTCTAATGCAGCAACCTATACAAATAAAGCAATATAACAGAGACAGataattcaatttcaagatTCAATACCAGTAAATATAAGAAACAAGCAGAGAAACTCACTCTTTCAGAGAGCTTGTCTACTTCTTTTCGGACTCCGGCAACCGCGGCAAAGGCTTTAGATATTTCTTCACTTTCCTTTACCTCTTCAACCTTATTATCTTTGGTATTGGTCATTTTCTCTTTGCTTGCTGGATTGTCTAACACAGTAGATTACAGTTCACAACAGGGAAAATAcagctttaaaaaattttgtgaccaaaacataacaatctacatgttaaaaatttgcaatatacagatcaattttataaaaagatcAAACCtgattaactaatttttttttaagttcacACAAGATTAAGAACCAATTAGGAACATAATAAACGAAATTTCAGAAAATGATTGAAAAATTAGGAATGTAACAGAATAATTACTAGAAGATGCCTTGGGAGTGGAAGAAGCAAGACCCATATGAAAGGCATAAACAGACGACAAAAATCCTAACTACTCTTCATTCTTTATCCACAACAAAAAGCTAAAATTAGCGCCAGCAAGAACAATTAACACACCAATGCATGATGAAACCAATAATATTTCTaccaaaagaaaaacccaatAATATCAATTATCCCAAAAAGAAAATCTTTGTGTTTGTTGTATTTGCAGCTGTAAAGAAATAAGAAGGTACAAGGAAATTACCAAAAGAAGAATGGGAGGAGAGCTGGGCTGTGCAATGGGCAGGGTCGCTGTTGATCATGGGCCCACCAGAAGATGCAGCAGCGGTTTCGTGATTGTGGTTGTGATGAGTATGATTgtcgtcttcttcttcttcttcttcttctttgtggTGGTCTCATAGCTGGACCAGCATGCCACCTGGCCTCACCTCCCAATCGGATTCCTCGCTTTTGGCGTTgggatttttcatttttatataactGGAGCGATAATATTTGACAATTGATTTACCCAATAAGACGAGAGGAACCAACTCGATGGTAATAcaattaaaagttataattgAAGACGACGGCGACGACTACTACTAAGAGAGATAATTCGAAAAATAAGCAATAAGGGCGGGCGTGGAACTGAAGGCCTCACCTCAGAATCTTGTTTGATCTGCCCAATACATCCCACGTATCCTTGGAAAATTCCATCTAATATCTATAAAAATccatttgacattttttttaatattttaattttttattccattAAGTGCCTAAAATCTCCAAATATTATGGTTTTTAGTCCAGTTATAAATCgaccttaaaaacaaaaaatgttttgcctacttaattaaaacattaaaatagttGGTTGAAAAGCCAACAAAGTGTCGGAGTTCATCTCAACTACCATATAAATAGAACCCAATcccctttcaattttttttctttatattatctttcatattttgttttttcattcCCTTTTATGCAACTAACTAGAGTTCATCTAAGTGAGGTGCATAATATAAAGTTCACGACACATAATTCTTGTTATTCATCCTATTGTCCTGActcatttgaaataaataaaagaaaaaagtctCTTCAAAAATTGAGAATCTCAATGATGTAttgtcttttatttctttttatttattagccTATCcagaaaaatacaaataaaaccTCAATTCACTTGTTTGAGCTAGAGAGAATGTAcaaatattctttgaaaattgaaattataattagttTGTTATCATTCAATGAACATtttgtatttcataaaaattaagggcacgctttttattttactatacatattgaaaaaaatttgaaattaaaaaaattttaaatgcaaATAAACAAATACTTCTTTTATTCTCTCACTCTCTTTTCCACAGCATTTAAGTAAACAACTAGATCAAAGTGCTGCACCGCCGTAATCACTCCTTTGACAAATATTCTTGTCTAAGAGTGAGTTTGGATGGATGGCGGGGTGTGGTGCGAtgtatttagcttattttttatCTCACGTTACAGTATCTGATCTCACCGCCACctctatttttacactaatagcaggtaaacacaccgccTATTCAAACTCACCCTaactcttcctttttcttttctctcgcCTACTAAAatctcctttttattttctcaagttGGACGAAACTGAAAAgcttttatttttggtaaaatatcCTTCACGTGATTGttacataaaaaaagaaaaaggggcaAACTCTCATTTACATGAATGACCCAGTCAAGGGAAAGTCGGTCctaattaatatatgtttttcatttgaACAGATATTGGTGGAGCTGGTTTTTGACTTGCTCTTGGGTGCTCTGCGTTAGAGCCACTTGTTTGCAAAGTATTACAACACCATGAACACCAGATGAAAAATGAACCCTCttctttttaattgaaaacattttattagttaatgAAATTATTGGGTTTCTATATTTCCATCTTATAGGGGCTGAGGAGGTATTCGATTTCCATTTCACACCACTTCACAACACTACTTTTCCTTTATTATCAactaataactaaaatttttctttttaaaatttaaacagaaaaaagaaaaagactttgatgatgaaaatgaagagATGAATTTGATGAAGAACAATTACCAAATGAATTTTGATGATGAGAAATGAAaggatgaatcttgatttttcatatttttttgttaaaaatatttaattataaattttttttatattttttattgtaacaccccaaaacccgACCTAAACTCAAAACCTGGCCTAGAAATTTCGGCCGAATCTCGGAGGTCACATTATTGAATTCCAAAATCCTCTTCAATAGTCAATCCCTTTGTATgcttaactaaatttaataaaactaaaCCTATGCTTTGCAAATAGTGTTTAACTGACGTCAACCAAAATCCATAACCAGTGATGCAGCAGAAAACATGTTGTTTACTTTTTGACAGAAAACCTTATGTCATTTCTTGACAATCGTGTGAGCTTTAGAATAGTTGCAAAAAGACTAATTAAAAACCATGCATGAAGTTTTCAGAAAAATCTGTTCAAAACCCAAAACACAAAATCCAACGAGAAATTTAAAGAACAAAACCTCTGCCACAGTTTATATAATCTTACTTacaaatcaattgaaaataataagctGAATTTTAAGAAACTTCATTAAAAACAAACCAAACTCTTTAAATTTCGAGACCATTGGTTTACCAAATCCAAGCTCCAAGCTCCAAGTTAACCTGAAAAAAGAGGAAACTAAGAGGGATGAGCTACACGAGCTTAGTGTGagaccaaaatagaaatgaagGCAAACGACGGAGTACCAAAATAGATACTTAAAAAGGGATCTTGGAGTTAAAGTATGAAAATCTCAATTCGGTAATCAGGCATACAAACAGTGTCATTGCCAAACATGACATGATGATATTATTCTTAAAACACCAATTACCTAATCACGTCGGACTACTCAAATTACTATGTAGTTATGCTACCATCCTTGCAGACAGACTTATACTCAGATATGAAAATGAATGCAGCAAATTAGAAACCCCTAACCATCAGAACACCACTTCGTCCACCCTGCACACCACATTCAGGCTATAGAAAGCCCatccaccctacacaccacaaaTGTGGAACTAATCCTCTCGAATTAAAATGTGCAGCTAAGTTGACATTTGCATAATTTTACGCGGTAAACTGCTGTACAGAAATATTGTAGTTGAACTACCAAATCAGGcttccttctcttcacaaccgaaatctcagatttttatgcaaatgtAGGAATGCACCCAAATCACTAACAAACTCACAGAAGCAGTGGTTCATATTTAGTCGAACAAATTTAGAATCAATAATACTAGTATACATTTATTAAGTAGCGATGACAAGAAAATAACTCAAGCTCATTCATCATATCACATCACATCACATCAATACTTTCCTTTCGACCAACTAAACCTAACACCCATGAGAACACATACATACATGAATCCAAGCTGTAACGGCGTCCTAAATACAATTACAGAAGCTTTAATGAGGGTCGGATTACACAGAAACTAAAACGAGTCAATTTTtcaacaaagaacaaaatttgcaaaacagAGCCACACGGATGTGTGGAAGTGTCCAAACTGTATGAGGGTCTACAAGGTCGTGCGGAGAGTGACACACCCGTGTTGCAaaggcacatggccgtgtggctgagacacacgcccgtgtgacagtgttacatggtcgtgtggccagcc
The sequence above is a segment of the Gossypium raimondii isolate GPD5lz chromosome 4, ASM2569854v1, whole genome shotgun sequence genome. Coding sequences within it:
- the LOC105780245 gene encoding ammonium transporter 2, producing MDTNQIAYTANERAPAVPQWLNKGDNAWQMTASTLVGIQSMPGLVILYASIVKKKWAVNSAFMALYAFAAVLICWVLVCYRMAFGDELLPFWGKGAPALGQKYLVIRARVPESRHRVTTDRYETTEPFFPMASLVYFQFTFAAITLILLAGSVLGRMNIKAWMAFVPLWLIFSYTVGAFSLWGGGFLYHWGVIDYSGGYVIHLSSGIAGLTAAYWVGPRLKSDRERFPPNNVLLMLAGAGLLWMGWSGFNGGAPYAANIDSSIAVLNTNVCAATSLLVWTSLDVVFFGKPSVIGAVQGMMTGLVCITPGAGLVQPWAAIVMGMLSGSIPWVSMMILHKKCSWLQQVDDTLGVFHTHAVAGLLGGLLTGLLAEPDLCRLILPRETRGAVYGGNGGVQFVKQIVAALFVIAWNVASTTIILLVIRLFIPLRMPDNQLEIGDDAVHGEEAYALWGDGEKYDPTKHGWHTSSYSEVTAPSRFVDGARGVTISL
- the LOC105780246 gene encoding BAG family molecular chaperone regulator 4, whose protein sequence is MINSDPAHCTAQLSSHSSFDNPASKEKMTNTKDNKVEEVKESEEISKAFAAVAGVRKEVDKLSERVAALEVAVNSGTKVTDEEFVVPAELLMRELLKLDGIGAEGEARLQRKAEVRRIQKYHETLDKLKTINSNPFSDKHKAVSVTTNWETFDS